A DNA window from Anaerocolumna sp. AGMB13020 contains the following coding sequences:
- a CDS encoding ABC transporter substrate-binding protein, with product MKLKKVLAVVLASMMVVSMVGCSSNSNNTNKTNEPAATEGASSSEGTGSEGTDLSSLKGTTISVYTHGGNRVLGEEKKDKDGNTYRDESTAYLKQLAEKFTAETGINVDLNVISNEDELRPLFQVQDESVDIFTAPNWSLEEWAQYSEPYFTIEEGKELYGDYAMAMPNDGTTIYSVMPGRAYNQAVVYNEEVIKAAGYDEIPATLEEFNKMCEAIKANGVTPISLHRIENWPLATVQDFASYVAGDANVFAETLKTENPFSETAPFGKTIKMYTEWKAKGYFEPEVYTDFGVAMDSVAYGKAGMMLFGSWVVPQIQGRVPEGKDPSIIKFAPAPDFGAGRYVLAAPADNWAISKFSKNKEAARAFIEYVSEDAQFIADSGYIANKKGVTPIVPELYSIIDKMVESGDCKVLLSPATDANTLANQDVLTEAGLYADYKYVGLLFDALDTTKPDDWTAYNKQVDVQNKAYKEYKEELGLEWVD from the coding sequence ATGAAACTAAAAAAAGTTTTGGCAGTTGTTCTTGCATCTATGATGGTAGTTTCCATGGTTGGATGCTCCTCAAACAGCAACAACACAAACAAGACAAATGAGCCTGCAGCAACTGAAGGAGCATCCTCTTCTGAAGGCACAGGATCTGAAGGTACTGATTTATCATCATTAAAAGGAACTACCATTAGTGTATATACACATGGCGGAAACAGAGTTTTAGGTGAAGAGAAGAAAGACAAAGATGGTAATACATATCGTGATGAGTCTACTGCTTACTTAAAACAGTTAGCTGAGAAGTTTACAGCAGAAACCGGTATCAATGTTGATCTTAACGTTATCTCTAATGAAGATGAATTAAGACCTCTGTTCCAGGTACAGGATGAATCCGTTGACATCTTTACAGCTCCCAACTGGAGCCTTGAAGAGTGGGCACAGTATTCAGAGCCTTACTTTACAATAGAAGAAGGTAAAGAATTATATGGCGACTATGCAATGGCAATGCCTAATGACGGTACAACCATCTACAGCGTAATGCCCGGCAGAGCCTACAACCAGGCTGTAGTATACAATGAAGAAGTTATCAAAGCAGCTGGATATGATGAGATTCCTGCTACGCTTGAAGAGTTCAACAAAATGTGCGAAGCTATCAAAGCAAACGGCGTAACACCTATCTCTTTACACAGAATTGAGAATTGGCCTCTTGCAACGGTACAGGATTTCGCATCCTATGTTGCTGGTGATGCTAACGTATTTGCTGAGACATTAAAAACTGAGAATCCTTTCAGTGAAACTGCTCCTTTTGGTAAAACAATCAAAATGTACACAGAGTGGAAAGCAAAAGGATACTTTGAGCCTGAAGTTTATACTGATTTCGGTGTAGCTATGGACAGCGTTGCTTATGGAAAAGCTGGTATGATGCTTTTCGGTTCATGGGTTGTTCCTCAGATCCAGGGACGTGTTCCTGAAGGAAAAGATCCTTCCATTATCAAATTTGCTCCCGCTCCTGATTTCGGTGCAGGAAGATATGTCCTTGCAGCTCCTGCTGACAACTGGGCAATCAGCAAATTCTCCAAGAACAAAGAAGCAGCCAGAGCTTTCATTGAGTATGTTTCTGAAGATGCACAGTTTATCGCAGACAGCGGATATATCGCTAACAAAAAAGGTGTGACTCCTATTGTTCCTGAACTGTACTCCATCATTGATAAAATGGTTGAAAGCGGAGACTGCAAAGTTCTTCTCTCCCCTGCTACTGATGCAAACACTCTTGCTAATCAGGATGTTTTAACAGAAGCTGGTTTATATGCAGATTACAAATATGTTGGACTTTTATTCGATGCTCTTGATACAACAAAACCTGATGACTGGACAGCTTACAACAAGCAGGTAGATGTACAGAACAAAGCTTACAAAGAATACAAAGAAGAACTCGGACTTGAGTGGGTAGACTAA
- a CDS encoding S1 RNA-binding domain-containing protein — protein MSDELEVKAEEAVSVPETTPQEAIPSMEEFEEQISLSLHKIEEGELVKGTVIGISETEVTLDLGYYAEGIIPLEELSNDPRFSIKGDVTIGEEFSAVVIREDDGKGNILLSKKEADNLLSWTALKEYLENKTVLKVKIAQEVNGGVTTYLLGIRGFIPASQLSLTYVEDLSSWVNKEVDVQVITVEEDKKKLVLSAKEVEKEQVKEEKLSKISHLPIGLVTNGTVDKLAPYGAFVSLGNGLSGLVHISQIANKRLKTPGEVLKEGQEVTVKIIEVKDGKISLSIKAVEEKAEISENVEAAPFEYSSGEEASTGLAGLLSKFKLPE, from the coding sequence GCAAATTAGCCTATCCCTTCATAAAATTGAAGAAGGCGAACTGGTAAAAGGTACTGTAATCGGTATCTCGGAAACAGAGGTTACACTGGACCTGGGTTATTATGCTGAAGGCATTATCCCTTTAGAAGAACTTAGCAACGATCCCAGATTCTCTATTAAAGGGGATGTGACAATCGGAGAAGAATTTTCCGCTGTAGTTATTAGAGAAGATGATGGAAAAGGAAATATCCTTTTATCCAAAAAAGAAGCTGACAACCTCCTGTCCTGGACTGCTTTAAAAGAGTATCTGGAAAACAAAACGGTGCTAAAGGTTAAGATAGCGCAGGAAGTAAACGGAGGCGTTACTACTTATCTGTTAGGAATCCGAGGCTTTATACCTGCCTCTCAGCTTTCTCTTACCTACGTGGAGGATCTGAGCTCCTGGGTTAATAAAGAGGTAGATGTACAGGTAATTACAGTGGAAGAAGATAAAAAGAAACTGGTGCTTTCTGCAAAAGAAGTAGAAAAGGAACAGGTTAAGGAAGAAAAATTAAGTAAGATCTCTCATCTGCCTATCGGCCTTGTTACCAATGGAACTGTGGATAAATTAGCTCCTTATGGTGCCTTTGTAAGTTTAGGAAATGGTCTGTCCGGTCTGGTTCATATTTCTCAAATTGCCAACAAACGCCTTAAAACTCCCGGAGAAGTTTTAAAAGAAGGACAAGAAGTAACCGTTAAGATTATTGAAGTAAAGGATGGCAAGATCAGTCTTAGCATAAAAGCTGTTGAGGAAAAAGCAGAGATTTCAGAAAACGTTGAAGCAGCTCCTTTTGAATATTCCTCCGGTGAAGAAGCTTCCACAGGTCTGGCAGGACTGCTTTCGAAATTTAAGCTCCCCGAATAA
- a CDS encoding glycoside hydrolase family 130 protein, whose product MSKIKMISPAVKNIPWQERPENLSGAPVWRYNENPIIGRNPVEGVARIFNSAVMPYGDEFIGVFRGEQTDGIPYIYMGRSKDAIHWDIEPNKIPFEDENGEPFMPLYAYDPRLVKVEDTYYIIWCQDFYGAAIGMAKTTDFKKFVRLENPFIPYNRNAVLFPRKINGNFVMLSRPSDSGHTPFGDIFISESPDMVYWGKHRHVMEKGKSWWESVKIGGGATPIETSEGWLMFYHGVSSTCNGFVYSIGGAILDIDNPSIVKYRCSKFILTPEEWYEERGFVPNVCFPCATIHDPESGKIAIYYGAADSYVALAFTEVDDIVAYIKENSKLTETDTEIGKR is encoded by the coding sequence ATGAGTAAAATTAAAATGATAAGTCCCGCAGTTAAGAACATTCCCTGGCAGGAAAGACCTGAGAACCTTAGTGGAGCACCTGTATGGAGATATAATGAGAACCCTATTATCGGAAGAAACCCTGTAGAAGGCGTTGCAAGAATCTTCAACAGTGCGGTTATGCCTTATGGTGATGAGTTCATCGGAGTGTTCCGTGGTGAGCAGACAGACGGAATCCCTTACATTTACATGGGAAGAAGTAAAGATGCTATCCATTGGGATATCGAGCCGAATAAGATTCCTTTTGAAGATGAGAATGGTGAGCCTTTTATGCCTTTATATGCATACGATCCCCGTCTTGTAAAGGTTGAGGATACTTATTATATCATCTGGTGCCAGGATTTTTATGGTGCGGCAATCGGTATGGCTAAAACAACTGATTTCAAGAAATTCGTAAGACTTGAAAATCCCTTCATTCCTTACAACCGTAATGCAGTATTATTCCCTCGTAAAATTAACGGTAACTTCGTAATGCTCAGCCGTCCAAGCGACAGCGGACACACTCCTTTCGGTGATATCTTTATCAGTGAAAGCCCTGATATGGTGTACTGGGGCAAACACAGACATGTAATGGAAAAAGGTAAGAGCTGGTGGGAGAGCGTTAAGATCGGCGGAGGTGCCACTCCTATTGAGACCTCTGAAGGCTGGTTGATGTTCTATCACGGAGTAAGCAGTACCTGCAATGGTTTTGTATACAGCATAGGCGGTGCAATCCTTGATATTGACAATCCTTCCATTGTTAAATATCGTTGCAGCAAATTCATCTTAACTCCTGAAGAGTGGTATGAGGAAAGAGGTTTCGTTCCTAATGTATGCTTCCCTTGTGCAACAATCCATGATCCTGAATCAGGAAAGATCGCTATTTACTACGGAGCTGCTGACAGCTATGTAGCACTTGCTTTTACAGAAGTTGATGATATTGTTGCCTATATCAAAGAAAACAGCAAATTAACTGAAACAGATACCGAGATCGGAAAAAGATAA
- a CDS encoding carbohydrate ABC transporter permease → MIKESKVYKILRYIFLFAACIFVIIPIIPLIFMAFKTGAEYSATGVLTPPKNWLNGYNFNYAIRVGNLGKALLNTAIILGISLSLQIMFTTMVSYVLHRFKFRGRKIIMTLFTLTMFIPVVTTQTVVFQIIYRMHLVNKMASVILLYSGVGIIGIYIMFNLLDSISKELDESALLDGAGYFTIYRKIILPLLKPACTTLLILNGIGYYNDFYIPNLYLRKDVQTFTVALYKFFGSMSTPFEIVAAAILLGIIPIGLVYIFLQKYIFYGLAGAIKS, encoded by the coding sequence ATGATAAAGGAAAGTAAAGTATACAAGATACTGCGCTATATATTCCTGTTTGCAGCATGTATTTTTGTAATAATCCCTATAATTCCTCTTATATTCATGGCCTTTAAAACCGGTGCAGAATATTCTGCTACAGGTGTACTGACTCCTCCTAAGAACTGGCTGAACGGCTATAACTTCAATTATGCCATTCGTGTAGGTAACCTTGGAAAGGCTTTGTTAAATACTGCAATTATCCTTGGTATCTCTCTGTCTCTTCAGATTATGTTTACTACCATGGTATCTTATGTGCTTCATCGTTTTAAATTCAGAGGCAGAAAGATCATCATGACCTTATTCACATTAACTATGTTTATACCGGTTGTTACAACCCAGACCGTTGTATTTCAGATAATTTACCGTATGCACCTGGTTAATAAAATGGCCAGTGTAATCCTATTATACTCCGGTGTTGGTATTATCGGTATCTATATCATGTTTAACCTGCTGGATTCCATCTCCAAGGAACTTGACGAATCCGCTTTGTTAGACGGTGCCGGCTACTTTACGATTTACCGAAAGATTATTCTTCCTCTTTTAAAGCCTGCCTGCACAACTTTACTCATCTTAAACGGAATTGGTTATTACAATGATTTCTATATTCCGAACCTTTACTTAAGAAAAGACGTACAGACCTTTACTGTGGCCCTTTATAAATTCTTCGGTAGTATGTCAACTCCTTTTGAGATTGTAGCAGCGGCAATTCTATTGGGAATCATACCGATTGGTCTTGTATATATCTTCCTGCAGAAATATATTTTCTACGGATTAGCAGGTGCCATTAAGTCATGA
- a CDS encoding AraC family transcriptional regulator: protein MDFGQRFSNAISSYAYYGKTLADKYVPTAVSVPQTVKDNLPFAEAFLEVKAKDSYSLDINYLDAYCLIYTHSGLGQLSVKSGTYELTEGTLCFINCRMKYQIKVPKTWYHTAFYIQGSLLPFLYEAGRWDIELLHKVPEGSLIPHGINELYEQLSKEYGNYMLQSKLILDILLGMAAEKEKKGEGDKLLPEYIRKIKLSFEEDCKARYTLDNLSAKYQISKYQICREFSAAYGCSPMQYLNDIRIKVAKEALISTDKRVNEIGRMVGFDNTNNFIRIFRQKTGATPLNYRKRAAP, encoded by the coding sequence GTGGATTTTGGTCAAAGATTTAGTAATGCAATTTCATCTTATGCTTATTATGGCAAGACTCTGGCTGATAAGTATGTGCCTACTGCTGTCAGTGTTCCTCAGACAGTTAAGGATAATCTTCCATTTGCAGAAGCGTTCCTTGAGGTTAAAGCAAAGGATTCTTATTCACTTGACATAAACTATCTGGATGCCTATTGCCTTATCTATACTCACAGCGGTTTGGGGCAGCTGTCTGTAAAATCAGGTACCTATGAGCTTACAGAAGGAACGCTTTGTTTTATTAACTGTCGTATGAAATATCAGATTAAAGTTCCAAAGACCTGGTACCATACAGCTTTTTATATACAGGGAAGCCTCCTTCCTTTTCTCTATGAAGCAGGCAGGTGGGATATTGAGCTGCTACACAAGGTCCCGGAGGGATCTTTAATTCCCCATGGAATCAATGAACTTTACGAGCAGCTGTCAAAGGAGTATGGCAATTATATGCTCCAGTCTAAGCTGATTCTGGATATTTTATTAGGTATGGCAGCAGAGAAAGAGAAAAAGGGAGAAGGGGATAAACTTCTGCCAGAATATATCAGAAAAATCAAGTTAAGTTTTGAAGAAGATTGTAAAGCCAGATATACCCTTGATAATCTCTCTGCAAAGTATCAAATCAGCAAATATCAGATATGCAGAGAATTTTCTGCTGCTTATGGTTGTTCCCCCATGCAGTATCTGAATGACATTCGAATTAAGGTGGCAAAGGAAGCCTTAATAAGTACGGATAAGCGGGTAAACGAAATCGGGAGAATGGTGGGTTTTGATAATACCAATAATTTCATCCGGATTTTCAGACAAAAAACAGGAGCAACTCCTCTTAACTACCGTAAAAGAGCTGCTCCATAA
- a CDS encoding substrate-binding domain-containing protein — translation MDRKVKMEDIANSLGVSIVTVSKALSGKKGVSEEMREKIKDLAKEMGYQQSNSSKGLKEGRSYNIGIVVPGRYFGKYVSFYWQLYQEVTANATANQCFTMLEVISPEAEDNPEIPLLIREKKVDGIILMGQPKSKYLLKLKDGLNIPLICLDFYDKDLDCDAVVSNGFYGTYVLTNLLFSRGHQDIAYVGTLLYTSSITDRYLGYYKSMLEHGLSVTEDRLLDDRDWKTGDVVGFPFVFPDKMPTAFVCNSDLTACSLIKALQKKGYEVPKDISVVGFDNYLYPGLCNIGITTYDVNVREMALRSINNLIEKINNPSRNFGISIVEGNIVHKDSVAY, via the coding sequence ATGGACAGGAAAGTCAAAATGGAAGATATAGCCAACTCTTTGGGCGTGAGCATTGTCACTGTATCAAAGGCACTTTCAGGTAAAAAAGGTGTAAGTGAGGAAATGCGGGAGAAAATAAAAGACCTTGCAAAAGAAATGGGATATCAACAATCCAATTCTTCCAAAGGCCTTAAAGAGGGCAGAAGTTATAATATCGGTATAGTTGTGCCTGGGCGTTATTTTGGCAAATATGTCTCTTTTTACTGGCAGCTATACCAGGAGGTAACAGCAAATGCCACCGCTAACCAATGCTTCACCATGCTGGAGGTTATCAGCCCTGAAGCAGAAGATAATCCAGAAATCCCCCTGCTTATCCGTGAGAAAAAGGTGGATGGTATTATACTGATGGGTCAGCCAAAAAGCAAGTATTTATTAAAGCTGAAAGACGGATTAAATATTCCATTGATATGCCTTGACTTTTATGATAAGGACCTGGACTGCGACGCTGTTGTATCCAACGGTTTTTACGGAACCTACGTCCTTACCAATCTGCTGTTTAGCAGAGGCCATCAGGATATCGCTTACGTGGGAACACTTCTGTATACAAGCAGTATTACAGACCGTTATTTAGGCTATTATAAATCCATGTTAGAGCACGGGCTTTCCGTTACAGAGGATAGGCTCTTAGATGACAGAGACTGGAAAACCGGCGATGTAGTAGGTTTCCCTTTTGTATTTCCTGACAAAATGCCAACCGCTTTCGTATGTAACAGCGATCTGACTGCCTGCTCCCTTATCAAAGCCCTTCAGAAAAAGGGGTATGAAGTACCAAAGGATATCTCGGTAGTTGGCTTTGATAATTATCTTTATCCGGGCTTATGCAATATCGGCATAACAACCTATGATGTCAATGTCAGGGAAATGGCATTAAGAAGTATCAACAATCTTATTGAAAAAATAAATAATCCTTCCAGGAATTTTGGGATTTCTATTGTTGAAGGTAATATCGTCCACAAAGACAGTGTGGCGTACTAA
- a CDS encoding carbohydrate ABC transporter permease produces the protein MKQTKSSKIIIFAFLVIPVIQLLVFSYIPILTNVYLSFTNYKGVGAPRWIGLKNYERLLTDPQYIMVFKNCLWYMIVAIPQLVFAFFLAIFVNGKFRGLNLFKGILIIPYLLNGVIVSTIFIIFFNNSGTLNLILDTIGLGALKQQWLQNLNLVNPSIASISIWRYYGMNFIMFFGALQTISTDLFEAAAVDGCTKWQEILYISIPSIRNVLFINILLSVSGSIQVFEIPYIMMNGSNGTVTPVIQIQQSAFMENRVGFAAALSIMVFVIVVLAVGLQSIFNKKGESAR, from the coding sequence ATGAAACAAACAAAAAGCAGCAAAATCATTATTTTTGCATTTTTAGTGATACCGGTCATTCAGTTACTGGTATTCTCCTATATTCCTATCTTAACTAATGTTTATCTGAGTTTTACCAACTATAAAGGTGTTGGAGCTCCCAGATGGATTGGACTTAAGAATTACGAAAGATTGCTGACTGATCCACAGTATATCATGGTTTTCAAGAACTGCCTCTGGTATATGATTGTTGCCATACCACAGCTGGTATTTGCATTTTTCCTTGCAATCTTTGTAAACGGAAAGTTCAGAGGTTTAAACCTGTTTAAAGGAATTCTGATTATTCCTTATTTATTAAATGGTGTTATCGTATCAACAATTTTCATCATATTCTTTAATAACTCCGGTACTCTTAACCTGATACTTGATACAATTGGTCTTGGAGCATTAAAACAGCAATGGCTTCAGAACCTGAATTTAGTTAACCCCTCTATTGCTTCCATCAGTATCTGGCGTTATTATGGTATGAACTTTATTATGTTCTTTGGTGCTCTTCAGACGATTTCAACCGATTTATTTGAAGCAGCTGCCGTAGATGGCTGTACAAAATGGCAGGAAATTCTCTACATATCCATTCCTTCCATCCGTAACGTATTGTTTATTAATATATTACTAAGTGTTTCCGGTTCCATTCAGGTATTTGAAATCCCTTATATTATGATGAACGGTTCTAATGGAACAGTAACACCTGTTATTCAGATTCAGCAGAGTGCCTTTATGGAGAACCGTGTTGGTTTTGCTGCTGCATTGTCCATAATGGTATTCGTTATCGTTGTTTTAGCTGTTGGTTTACAGAGTATCTTTAACAAGAAAGGAGAAAGTGCAAGATGA
- a CDS encoding YhgE/Pip domain-containing protein, translating to MEMIKSEWKKIKANKLLLVSFIVICCIPLLYASFFLRSMWDPYGKAENLPIAVVNEDQSVDFEGQTLSVGDNVVEELKEDESLEWHFVNSKEALQGLKDKKYYMIVTFPENFSANAATVLSDDPTQMVINYETNAGVNYLGKVVSVQAIKELQTKVSEKVTKAYVSAIFDKVEDMGGKITEAADASSQIKDGSDKLKEGNETIYSNLDKLSKASLTFSDGVDTLSLGLSTYLDGVLSANKGAATLKEGLAQYQTGVETYTNGVKKAAKGADTLNENSEDLKNGAKLVSDGVTELNTKLGTTIGSLSSNAEGVKQLADGMTAVNSAVSTLNTGAKALAAGIPSKDQVNGVSKYLDYSTFSQLPKEQQAVLLQSAAKLLAGYETVGTAASQISGGLGQLAEKTPALVEGTSKLDTAFGSISTQAPALTEGLSKLATGAKSLETGVTSYTEGVDQLTKGLDQLDTKAADLNNGIDKIAGGSKELTAGLNKLAENNDKLSTGMDKIAKGAEDIHDGAAKLADGSKQLGDGLTDLSDGAGKLSDGLQEGADTIDSFAVSDDSIDMIAAPSTSEETLYSDVPNYGHALAPYVLSLSLYVGCMLFNFIYPIRKVAMKGKPVVQWWLAKLSVGIVAATAMAVIDAGFMQLLGVTTVETGHYYITAIITAYAYMLLIMLLSVAFDNPGRFVAMILLVLQLAGAGGTFPMQLTDKFFQAIHPVLPMTYSIYAFRQAISGGLGEGTLVTSLFILLLIALVSALLLLVSMTVLKKISKDGVSQLDDNQKLMDTDYSYVNSSL from the coding sequence ATGGAAATGATAAAGTCAGAATGGAAAAAGATTAAAGCAAATAAATTGCTGCTGGTATCTTTTATCGTAATATGTTGTATACCTTTGTTGTATGCTTCTTTTTTCTTAAGATCAATGTGGGATCCCTATGGTAAGGCTGAGAACCTTCCAATTGCGGTTGTGAACGAGGATCAGTCCGTGGATTTTGAAGGTCAGACCTTATCCGTTGGTGATAATGTAGTGGAGGAGTTAAAAGAGGATGAGAGCCTTGAGTGGCATTTTGTAAACTCTAAGGAAGCCCTGCAGGGATTAAAGGATAAGAAGTACTATATGATAGTAACTTTCCCGGAGAACTTTTCCGCCAATGCAGCGACAGTTCTTTCTGATGATCCTACACAGATGGTTATTAATTACGAAACCAATGCCGGTGTGAATTATTTAGGTAAAGTCGTAAGTGTTCAGGCAATCAAGGAACTGCAGACGAAGGTTTCAGAGAAAGTCACAAAAGCTTATGTATCTGCAATCTTTGATAAAGTAGAAGATATGGGTGGTAAGATTACGGAAGCTGCAGATGCTTCCTCGCAGATTAAAGATGGTTCTGATAAGTTGAAAGAAGGCAATGAAACAATTTACAGCAACCTTGATAAGTTGTCCAAAGCCAGCTTAACTTTCAGTGATGGTGTGGATACCCTGAGCCTTGGACTGAGTACTTACCTGGACGGTGTCCTCTCAGCTAATAAGGGAGCAGCTACCTTAAAGGAGGGTCTGGCACAATACCAGACCGGTGTTGAGACCTATACCAATGGCGTTAAGAAAGCTGCAAAAGGAGCAGATACCTTAAATGAGAATTCAGAAGATTTAAAGAATGGCGCCAAACTGGTATCGGATGGTGTCACAGAGTTAAACACAAAGCTTGGTACCACCATTGGTTCCTTAAGCTCAAATGCAGAAGGTGTGAAGCAGCTTGCTGACGGTATGACAGCAGTTAACAGCGCAGTGTCAACCCTTAATACCGGAGCAAAAGCACTGGCAGCAGGAATACCTTCAAAGGATCAGGTAAACGGAGTATCAAAGTATCTTGATTACAGCACTTTCAGTCAATTACCCAAGGAGCAGCAGGCAGTTCTCCTTCAGAGTGCGGCAAAACTTCTGGCAGGATATGAAACGGTTGGAACAGCAGCCAGTCAGATATCCGGTGGTTTAGGTCAGCTTGCAGAAAAAACGCCTGCACTGGTGGAGGGCACTTCTAAGCTAGATACAGCTTTTGGTTCTATTTCTACCCAGGCACCTGCTTTGACAGAGGGACTCAGTAAGTTAGCTACCGGAGCAAAAAGCCTGGAAACTGGTGTTACCTCTTATACCGAAGGAGTGGATCAGTTAACAAAGGGCTTAGATCAGTTAGATACCAAAGCAGCAGATTTGAACAATGGTATTGATAAAATAGCCGGAGGCAGCAAGGAATTAACAGCAGGTCTTAATAAACTTGCAGAAAATAATGATAAATTATCAACAGGTATGGATAAAATAGCAAAAGGTGCAGAAGATATCCATGACGGTGCAGCTAAATTAGCAGACGGTTCCAAACAGTTAGGTGATGGTCTGACAGACTTATCCGACGGTGCTGGAAAACTGTCCGACGGTTTACAGGAGGGTGCTGATACCATAGACTCCTTTGCGGTATCGGATGATTCCATCGATATGATAGCAGCACCAAGTACTTCAGAGGAGACTTTATACAGTGATGTGCCCAATTATGGTCATGCGCTTGCTCCTTATGTATTATCACTTTCCCTGTATGTAGGATGTATGCTCTTTAACTTCATCTATCCTATCAGAAAAGTTGCCATGAAAGGTAAACCTGTAGTACAATGGTGGCTTGCCAAATTATCCGTAGGTATCGTTGCGGCAACAGCAATGGCAGTCATCGATGCAGGCTTCATGCAACTTCTGGGGGTAACCACAGTAGAGACCGGACATTACTATATAACAGCCATAATAACAGCCTATGCCTATATGCTCCTGATTATGCTGTTATCTGTAGCCTTTGATAATCCCGGACGTTTTGTGGCTATGATACTTTTAGTACTTCAGCTTGCCGGTGCTGGCGGAACCTTCCCTATGCAGTTAACGGATAAGTTCTTCCAGGCAATACACCCGGTTCTTCCTATGACATACTCGATTTATGCTTTCCGTCAGGCTATCAGCGGAGGTTTAGGCGAAGGAACTTTAGTTACCAGCTTATTTATATTACTGCTTATTGCATTGGTATCAGCGCTTCTCTTACTGGTATCCATGACAGTATTAAAAAAGATTAGCAAGGATGGCGTATCACAGTTAGACGATAACCAGAAACTTATGGATACAGATTACTCTTATGTAAATTCCAGTCTGTAA
- a CDS encoding Rrf2 family transcriptional regulator, translating to MKLTRGIEQAVCIIALLATQEHSIPVASEEIHKRLKGSLTYTKKIIRKLVVAKLVNSVSGNNGGFTLAKNTDDINLLEIVEALEGTITTYPDSGLIDQVFEDIQVIANQGTVVMRNAFAEADMLYREALRTKTVSQLLQETLGSKEIQPINWNKAEQWSDFDLWIRKVMDKYIWK from the coding sequence ATGAAATTAACCAGAGGAATCGAGCAAGCCGTTTGTATTATAGCATTGCTAGCAACACAGGAACACTCCATACCCGTAGCATCGGAGGAAATCCATAAACGACTGAAAGGTTCCCTGACTTATACGAAGAAAATCATACGAAAACTGGTAGTAGCAAAATTGGTAAATTCAGTATCTGGTAATAATGGGGGATTTACACTGGCAAAAAATACGGATGACATAAACCTGCTGGAGATAGTAGAAGCATTGGAGGGAACAATAACGACCTATCCGGACTCCGGGCTTATTGACCAGGTATTTGAAGATATACAGGTCATTGCCAATCAGGGTACGGTAGTTATGCGAAATGCTTTTGCAGAAGCAGATATGTTATACAGGGAAGCACTTAGAACAAAAACAGTAAGCCAGCTACTTCAGGAAACCTTGGGCAGCAAGGAGATTCAGCCCATCAACTGGAATAAGGCAGAACAGTGGAGTGACTTCGATTTATGGATCAGAAAGGTGATGGATAAATATATATGGAAATGA